One segment of Deinococcus arcticus DNA contains the following:
- a CDS encoding SMP-30/gluconolactonase/LRE family protein, with amino-acid sequence MPHPALHSAHPEFLSLFPPGAAPEQLAEGLTWAEGPVYVPARQAVIFSDVRQNRTWAYTDTGALREELNPSGHQNGHCLDAQGCLIACSHGQRALLRQEEDGTWTVLAERFEGQRLNSPNDVALHPDGSLWFSDPTYGLDKPEEGGTGAPMELPGRWVFRLGPDGALTAPIRDRLKPNGLAFVDARTLLLADTGDGATYRYDLHPDGGATCAGEHFRVSPGKTDGLRVDEAGRIWSSAGDGVHVLSAGGTELGRILFPQTVSNLCFGGPDGTTLYVTASTGFWRVATRVRGQGLEQ; translated from the coding sequence ATGCCGCATCCCGCCCTGCACAGCGCCCACCCCGAGTTCCTGTCCCTGTTTCCGCCCGGCGCGGCCCCCGAACAGCTGGCCGAGGGCCTGACCTGGGCCGAGGGCCCGGTGTATGTGCCCGCCCGGCAGGCGGTGATCTTCAGTGACGTGCGCCAGAACCGCACCTGGGCCTACACGGATACGGGGGCGCTGCGAGAGGAGCTGAACCCCAGCGGCCACCAGAACGGGCACTGTCTGGACGCCCAGGGCTGCCTGATCGCCTGCTCGCACGGCCAGCGCGCGCTGCTGCGCCAGGAGGAGGACGGCACCTGGACCGTGCTGGCCGAGCGCTTTGAAGGCCAGCGCCTGAATTCTCCCAACGACGTGGCCCTGCACCCCGACGGCAGCCTGTGGTTCTCCGACCCCACCTATGGCCTGGACAAGCCTGAAGAGGGCGGCACCGGGGCCCCCATGGAACTGCCCGGCCGCTGGGTCTTTCGCCTGGGCCCGGACGGCGCACTGACCGCCCCCATCCGGGACCGCCTGAAACCCAACGGGCTGGCCTTTGTGGACGCTCGCACCCTGCTGCTGGCCGACACCGGCGACGGAGCGACCTACCGCTACGACCTGCACCCGGACGGCGGCGCCACCTGCGCGGGCGAGCACTTCCGGGTCAGCCCCGGCAAGACCGACGGCCTGCGTGTGGATGAGGCCGGGCGGATCTGGAGCAGCGCGGGGGACGGGGTTCACGTGCTGAGTGCCGGGGGCACAGAACTGGGCCGCATCCTCTTTCCCCAGACGGTAAGCAATCTGTGCTTTGGCGGGCCAGACGGCACCACGCTGTACGTGACGGCCAGCACGGGGTTCTGGCGCGTGGCGACCCGGGTGCGTGGGCAGGGGCTGGAACAGTAG